Within Felis catus isolate Fca126 chromosome A1, F.catus_Fca126_mat1.0, whole genome shotgun sequence, the genomic segment aaaagtcataaaatatacatttataccATACATACAAGCAGTTATCTGTCCTtgatatacatgcatgcataagTAAAGTAACACATAACACAGTAGCTCCAGTGAGTGAACTTGCAGATCCATTCATGGTAAATTTATTATCCAGGAACAATCACTAAGTGAGCTTGAAGTTATACTGAGTGTCTCTAGTATTTAAAGGTACATGTATACGGTTTTGGTATAAAATGGGCCTTACCTAAAAGCAAGCTAGATGCTCTTCTTGTAACTTAActcaagaaagagaaatctaCTACAATGCCAGACAAAAAAGTTATTACATATAACTTTTTGAAACatagtttttcagtttttaaagtatGCATAAATATGGCTACATATAttgcattttaaagagaaattttaaaagggaaattttggCTATACAGGACTCACCAGGTAGCAAGCAAACTCTAGAACTAACCTTTTGCATTAAATACAATTCCACTATAAAGCTGTTTTGACAGGATAACCGTTATATATAAAATGGGTTTGCACGTAATCATTTTGGAGTTCTATAAGACAAGTAACAATAGTCTCTCAAtattgatttaaattaaaaagtattatctTGGGGCTGagagaggcaaaaaaataaaacaatttgatCCATTTGGGGAATCTGGCTGAAGATTAATGGCCTAAGTCTAAGCAACAGTAGGGAAATTTAATTCCCAAAGCATCCTCTACACTGATCATTgggaaaaactggatattcacagaAGGCACTCATTATATCTACCTTAACAATATTAgtgtgtatttataaaatgaactgaaaaagacaaaacaaatactaTCCACggattacaataaaaaatactctaaaaCACTTTGGTATGTTTGAAAACCCAGCCCAAAACAAATTAGTGAGAGTATTCCTCTAGGAAATTAAGtattaatgaagaaaaacatatttatatgatTCCAGAGATCAGAAATCATGATCTTACAAGAAATGTGTTTTATTATCTTAACCTCCTTTTATGATTgaaaactaacttttaaaaagaaccatTAACATcagtttggtgtttgtttttatttggtctGAAAGTCTCCTTTTTTGAAAAAGGCAACATTTTCCTTCCCATAAGGCATCTTTCTCACAACTGTAAATGAGCCTGTCCAAAAATCAGAGGCAGTTTTCTTCAGAAAAAGCCAATGCTATATCAAAATACAAGATATAGCATTTTCTCATAGATTCTCTGGCAAGAGAACATGACATGAACCAAATAAATTTAATACAAGGAAATAATGTTGTAACTCAAAGTACATTGCTTttcatttaatctcttttctgATTCTATACTAAATGACTTCTATTCTTCAAGCTTAGAATAAATTATGAATACAAGTTAAAACCAGAACCTAATTAAAGAAAATGCGACACCGAAAACAGCAAAAGTCAACTCAACACAGTTAAAACTGGGAAAATTTTAATTACTAAGCATCAAATGCACTTTACATTGATAACTGCAGTACTGAAACTGTGacgttttaaatctttttctcaaaaaaggttagtgattttctttttcctaggaAACATGGAGATACGACTATGAACATTAATGCGTTCAGTCTAGGTCACTATGGTTTAGTTCATGCTAACCTCAACAGGTGCTCACACTTCCTGTCTACAATCAAGTAGACTAGGAACTTGCTGTCTTGTTGAATTTTAGCAAAAACTCCATGAGATAATTTAAAGGAATGTCAAATTTGTGCAGGGCAAACTCATAAAACTCTACATTGGGATCATTTTTTTGCTTCAAGTGCATCTAACTTGAGAATACAGGCAATTTTTCTTTCCCAATCCCTTGGAAAAACATTTCTGCAGTAAATCTTGTGTCTTCTTAACCAAGACTGggttgtttttaagaaaagattatCAGCCCTGTGGTCAGTTTCCCACAGTTGATAAAAATCTATCAAAAACATCTTAATAtaatttgcaagaaaaaaatctgtttttcaaagGCTGCAGAACAGGAAAGAAATAGCACTTCTTATTGGTATAAGCACAAACATTTAAAGCTAGTCATACTGCAAGTAAATCCAACATAGTATTCAAAAGttctataaaaatgaacaaaagatgtATGTTTACTTCCACTGCGCCAATAGTCAAACGTTAGATCTGCACGGGAGTTGCACTGTAGCAGTTCGCTGGTCCAATATAAGAGTTCAAAGTCCTTTTGGCTCAATGGTGTCCACATGCCAGATCAATTCAGTTCAAAAAACGGAAATTAGGGCAAAGACTCCATATAACAAAGCACAAGGATATGCTACTAGAAGTTGCTGTCCTTCCATGGctaatgcagaaataaaaattttggaagcCGAAAAACTACACCAACCAATAATTCCAGCAGTGAGAATGATTCCTACCATTCCTCTGTAACCGAcaaggaaaaaggggaggggggggggaggcagtaGATGAGATTAGATACGTAAGAATATAATAATAACCCAATTCTAAAGAAAAGCACTTTAAATCCACATTGTACACATCTGAAGAAACGGtcaagattttgttttcaaatgctaAAATAAAGTACCTCACAGTGAATTCAATAATGCTGAATCATTCACATCCACATTCAAAAAGctcatttataattacattttatgcctgtcagcacaggagccaggtttctcaaTGTTGGCATCACTGACATTTGGGATGGATGCATTTTTGTTGTGAAGGGCTGTTCTGTACATTGTAAGGCTGGTCTGCAGAACCCCTGGCCTTCAACACTTTTGCATCCCCCAAAATTACTTCCAGACCCTGCCAAATGCCTCCTGAGGGCAAAACTGCTCTGGTTAGAAAATAGTGCATTCATAGAAAATCTCTTttgtaaaattcaaatataagGGTACCAATCTCAACAAATGAAGAGTCAAGGtttctacactgaaaatctgaaGCATTTTTACGCAAAGCAGAAACACTGTGAGGCCATCATCTTGCCAAATCTCTAGTATCGAAGAGCTGATACACGCTCTTCTCCTAAACCTCTCCTTTAACTTTCCAAGTGTAACAAAGCCTCATCACTGGTTGTGCCAGGCACTAGCCACAAGGAGGAGCCTGAACTGTTGATAAAGAAGCTGCAAGCTATGCTGGCTGTGAGCAGAGAATTTATCAACAGGAATTTACACCTTTCCTTCTCACCTTACCTAAAACATTATTTAACAAATTACACACTTAAAGCTGCTTACATATACATCTGAGAACATGGTAGGCTACTAACAGCCTCTTGCCATAAAAAGAATGcttcattttcacttaaaaagcTGCCAAGTAGACAGTATgtgttttattattcattcacttaacataTGCCCAACATCTTTAAGAAATTAGCTATAGTCTAAAAAATGTGAGAGATGGAAAGTATAATTTTCACAACCTGATCTTTTCATGCAATATTTGACTTAACAATCACTACTGTTCAGTGCCAAGTAAACACAAAAGTAGTGGAATTCTTTATCACAGATAAAAGCAGAGatggtaataaaaaaatttaaatttattcttagtttCATTATTTATCACTGAAATTAATGGAGGATAGTCCTCATTCACAACAGGCACTATCTCAAGTTTGATGAATTAGTGATTTATCTTAAACTGATGGTGAGGGAAATCCTACTACAGAGAACTGGTCAATCAACCCCCAAATAAAGATCAGTACTTACTGCAAAGAAAATATCACCGCAAAACTGGAAAGTAGGATCATGGGAAGAAGACAATATCCAAGGACACTTGCCACGCAACCAAACGAAACACCTGTCATACTCATTAAGTTTAGTAAACAGAACATTCCTAGACATCCAATTGCACTGATCCCATATACATAGCCAAACTGGATTTTGCCAGCCTATGGGTAAAGAAAAGATTATgggttaaaagggaaaaaaataaattatttttggctttatttcACCTAAAAAAGTACATGTGGAAAATATTCTATTTGTGAGCATCAAAATCTGTACACGTATCTATTCTTTAAGCAGAGTAGTAAAACACCGATTGGCTATTATACCTTTCTCGGGAAGTCTGAAGTACCTACTTcccaatatacatatatttggtttttcattttccagGTAGTATATGAACAATTCAGcaaataaagacacaaaatcaTGCTACAATCACCTTTAAGCAGTAGACTTCTAAAAAGAAATCTGTCTGATTTGAAGCAAATAAACTATAGACCCAAGATGGAAAATCCTGCAGAATGTTTGGATAATAGCCAATATCCCTCGAAAGCAACAAATACCACCAAAAGGAGCTAACAGAAAGGAAGTCAGGATAAGCAGGACACCAGGGTTCtatggggaagggaggagaaaagaaaaatgacgaacaagcaagaaaaatctaatggaagatgtatttttctttcattatttttccaaacCATTGGTGGAGTTATACAGTCTTttgacaaaccaaaaaacaaaacaaaactgaattacGCTCTTGTAAAAGACATTACTGAACAGACTTAAGACAGTAAtgtgttaggggcacctggatggctcagtcagtaaagtgtctgactctcaatctcagatcaggtcatgatctcacggtttgtgagatggagccccgggctgggctctgtgctgacagtgcggatcctacttgggattctatctctcccctATTACGtacacatgcattctctctctctctctcaaaataagtaaataaacctaaaaaagtatttccaaatatattacatttattatcaACGGAGAAGTGATGAATGGGTATAATTTCAAGCAACTCAATACCATTCAAAACACATGAAATATCTGATGTATAAACAGTCTCAAAAATGGCTCTTGGCCATTAAAGAATGTTGCTTAATCTCATACTGAGAGTTTAAACTAAAATCTTACCAGTAACAATGTGGCTCCAAAGGCAAGGCAAAAAACCATGGGTCCTGCCAAATCAGTCTCATTCATGATGCTGCCATCTGCTACTTTTAATGGATGTAACACTGTTAGTGTTTTTTGCCAGATGTGGTCAAAATTGATACCTAAttctaaaggaagagaaaataagaaagtcaaTTAGGATTTGTTGATATATCTTTAGTTTACCAGAATCTATGTTGGAACAGGAGACAGAATGAAACACTCAGCAATATGAGACATTATTTTGGGGAATCCTCAATACCAGTCTTCCCTGACTGTGGTGCTTACTCCACAAAAGTCTTATTTCTGCTTTGGTGATAGAAAAAGTGTTTGGATGTGACAAAACAAGACATTCTCAGCTACAACTGCGTAAAAAGGATATATGGACAGGGTTCGGAGTAAGGGGTTCTTCACCTGGGGCTTCAGCAATACCTGGAGATGCTATGAAATTGTATATAAAACTGTTTCTATGCACAGGTGTGCATTTTTCTGAGAAGAGTATTTTTTTGATTCATAGCTTTCGTTAGACTTTCAAAGGGTATccgacaccccccaccccccagcccaaaATGTTCAGAAGTACTGCTTTATGGGTTTTGGAACAGAATTTGAAAATCACCATATTTTTCAATGACGTTACTAGTTTTGCCAACTTCTTCCATATAGAATAATCACTACCATgctatttccttccatttcttccactGACAGAATTGAATCAATAATGTGAAGTAAAAGTCAATGTTCACATATTGACCTCATAATCACTTTATAAAGATCTATTAAAAATCTGGTCCCTTATGGTTCAGTGTGGTTTCATATACACTCTGTTCAAAATGGGTTACTtagtagaaaacattttttctgtaaCATTATTCTCTCAAAGGAAGGGATAACTTCTCCAAACTGATTTATTTTCACTAACCAGCTGGACACTACAGAGTACTCTGCAACGAATCCTACCTTCTAATAAAGGTGGCTCATCCTCAAAGTTGTTTCCATAGAACGGCTGAGGTGTTGTTGGAGTGTATGCCTGAGCTGGCTGGAAAATCTGCCCGGTGTATGGCTGTTGTGGCTGCATCATGTCTGGAGGGACAAATCGGCCTTGCTGCGAATAGTCATAGCCAGCATACTGCCTGTAAATCAAAGTTCCATTTCTGAGAATTACGTCAACAGTGGATATCCCTGAGAGCGAGAGAGTCACAGTCACACAGCTCCTAGGATAGCTACTTGGCCAGTTTTCCTAAATGGTGTTGAAACGATTACTAGGATCGATATGATTATCTCCAATGGTAAGTTGtcagtgtttttcaaagaatCTACTTGATGATGCCAACACTCCTACAGCGCTTAAGAATTTTATAAACTATGAAACTTTTAAAGATTAGGTggtcaaaaaatgaaaacttagaaaTCTTATCTATTTCTCCCCCTCTagtagtatatataatataaagatagCTGAGGAATAAAATTTATACCTAAGACTATGGATGAAAACTGAACATGATAGACTTTGTACTACAATTTATGTAATTTCCCACTGTGGTTTGACTCTCCATTGAATGTTCAATCATTCTTCTCTACTCTCtgtaatatgttatttttttccaagtgtgTAAATCTCTCTAAGAATAACCATCAATTTCAAACACAGAGTGGAAAAATTCAAGCCTCTTTCTCGAAAGCTTTCTGAATATAACAAAACATTATTAGTATTACCTTGCATTTTAATAGCACTTTCAATTTTTCAAAGTAGGTATACGCTTACTGTCTCATTTGATATGTGCTGTAGTAAAATCCCGCACTGTAGAAAAAGAGGCTTTACCATGGctattttactgatgaaaaaaaaccaaaaaaaaaacagtgaacagAAGGACATTGAAGCAGTatctttaaaaacttgttttaccATGTTCTGGGGAAAAATATGACTTACCCATCAATGGGACTAATCTAAATACAAAGTAAGaaatacagaagtaaaataattattttaaaaagaactgagaAAGCTTAAAGATCctttaattaccttttaaaattctatagtTTCCTTTTGATAAATATAAGACTAATAACTGCCATGAATATTacttgagattttaaaattaaatcttaaattaACTGAACATCTTGATTAAAAGCAAATCTGaagcgcctggttggctcactaagttaagagtctgactcttgattttggctcaggtcacgaactcatggtttgtgagattgagccccacaaatGGCTCTGCTTTGagagagcggagcctgcttgggattctctcttcccctctttctctctctaaataaataagcaagcatttaaaaaataaaataaaagcaaatccaAATAATGGGAAAATTTCAACTATACATAATCCTCTGGAGAGTCCAATGGGACTCTCATGATTTATTTACCACTCTAGTCCAATCCAAGCTTAAAAAAAACGTTATTTAGTTTTCTGGCTATATAGTAATATAGAATTCGatgaagcattatttttttttaatttttaatttttatttattttgagggagagggaaagagagagagagagcacacatataagcaggggaaggactgagggagagggagaaagagaatcccaagcaagctctgtgctgtcagtgcagagtccaacacagggctcaaactcacaaactgctagatcatgacctgagctgaaatcaagagttggatgcttaactgactgagccacccaggtgtcccaaagcattattttaacagcaaacaataaaaaacaaaataaacagttaTGAGTAAATATCCTGTAATATGGCATAAATTACTATGcgcttgttaaaaaaaatgaggtactTCTATGTGAATAAGGAACGATAATCAAAAAAATACTTAGTGggcagaaacaaaaaaacccaatgttCAGAATAGTATATGCCATATGCACCCACTCTGATTGTAGTTTTTAGAatacatctgtatctatatatttgaatatgtgtattttatacacatatacatacattacCTATAATTATATAGGCTTAAGAATAATGTAACATTTAATATAACACACATAATTATATAGGTAAAGGGACTTGGAAGCAAGGGGAAGTGGAGGActtaattttcacattaaaaacttctgcatCTTTAAAACTGttgtacatttattatttatcaaaattcattcattctaaaataTGTTATAGGTAACATATAGGCACATATTAGCTactgaaaatttacaaaaatacaagTCACCTATCTGAATGTTACTTTGTAAAGCACAGTTTTAAGTGTTTAATGTGCATTATATCATATTACGTCACTATAACTTTAGGAGGTTGCTTTTAACATCCTTCCCATTATAAAGATGTATAAACTAATATTTAGGTTAAAATGATTTGCCTTTGGTGGTGCCAAGATTCAAAACTAGACTTTTTGACTCCGGGGACCAACTtttaacaatgataataataatcacCTCCAAATCCTAATTTATGGAGATAGCtacaatatctttttttcccatatatgtctttttccattttagtaTGAAATATGTTGATTTCTATTTacttaaacatacacacacatatcccaCAGGATTAGCAGGTTGAACTGAATTAGGGGAAGAATTCACATTTTCTGATTTAGCACAATATGCTATTATGTTGATCTCTGTTAGAATGTATCATAAATCTAAAACTGGGTTTATGAAACAGCTAGAAAAGCTCCATATGGAGGCTGATACAATCTGCATCAACAGaatgtattttattctctctcacacagaaagacacacacagagacagacagagacagagagagagagagagagagagagagagagagagagagagagagaatatgaatgtctatgcaataaaaaaaaaaaaaaaaaaaaaaagaatggtacagaccagtggttctcaaactcttTGTCCTTAGGATCCCCTTTCACTTTCAAAATTTATTACTGGGaaacccaaatatttttttattcctgtggGATGTATCTGTcaatatttatcatattagaaattaaaactgagaaatttttaaaatatttaatggggtgcttgggtagctcagttggttaagcgtctgactttgggtcaggtcatgatctcatggcttgtgggtttaagccccatgtcggggtctgggctgacagcttggagcctgaagcctgctttggattctgtgtctccctctctctctgcccctaccttgcttgcactctgtctctctctctctctcaaaaatatataaacattaaaaaaaattaaatatttattagttcatttaaagtaacaataaacttttcatatattagcataaaattttaatgaaagaattactttaaaaaattactgagaaaAGTGGCATTGTATCATATTTTTGACAATCTTGGTCCTGTCTGGTTTAACAGAAGACAGCTAAAAATTCTTGTATCTGCTTCTGTTGTCAGTTTGTGGTAATATATTGTCTTAGTCGAAGTATCTGAAGAAAATGTAGTGAGGCAGACAAGTAGctggaaaattatttaacaacCTTTTCAGATTATCATGGATATTCTTTTCATTCTGCATCAAAATTCAAAGCAAGATGGTAGTTTTTTAAACTTAAGTTGCAACAGAGAAGATGGAACAACTACTAATAAAcatctttcttaagtttatttgagagagagacaaagagtgtgtgcatacacacacacatgcaaggaggggcagagagagaaacccaagcaggttccacactgtcagcagggcccaaggtggggcctgaactcacaaaccgtgagatcatgacctgagccaaaatcaagagtcagatgcccaaccaactgaaccacccaggtgctccactgaTAAACTTTTTATACTGTTTCACAGAATACAGTAATGTGCTTTGCACTTTGAACGGATcctttctttactcatttttgatTCTGTAACCTTCACTgatgatttagaaaatattagTATGAGTTATACCTATCTcccaaatattaacatatttaatataaaaacatatatatgaagGGTAAGTATAAgaaaatcacatttgttaatatGACCAGTGATTTCATCAGAAAAATGGTTATTACTAGGAAGCTGACAGTTATGGACAGTTTTCCCAAATCCTCATTTTTACCTGAAAACTTGAATTTAACCACTGGCTACACATActgtcaggtttttttcttgAAGTAAGGGGCTCAACTATTTCATCTTCAAGAAAACATCTGCCCAGTACTGAAGTCTAAATAACCATAGTATGTCAGATGTTCTTTCCAATAGAAATGGTTTTCAAGAAAAAGCAGCTACTTCAGCCTGCGATTCCGAATGCACAGGGTCTTTTCCTAACCACTGCTCTCCAGTACACACCAGAAGTGCTTTAGGACCTTTTCCCACTTCGTCATGCAGCACAGTTCCACTCTGTGTGCACTGAAGGGTCAGGATTTAATAACACGgtaatttttactgcttcatcaagGGCATCCTTATATAAAAGTGGTTCCCCCCTACACCCCAGCAAGTGTGTGGCGATGAAGAATATAATGATTACTGGAACGATTTGATGCCCTTGTCTTGATTCACATTCAGGTACTAGCAATTTTATCAAccactgtttttaaaacatgagtaCAAATGTCAACGCACCTAAAAAGGTATATAATGTCTTAGTACTGTTATAAAAATAGTCTTGCCCTTACAGACTCCTTGAAAGGTCTCAACAACCCTCTAGGGTCTGAAGACCACACTTTCGAATGGTGATGTAAGACTCATAAATGTCACGTAACAAAGAGAAATAGTCCCCAAGAAAACGACTGCTTCAAAAGTGGTGTCTTCATTCCTTCTTTAAGATGCAAGAAAGACAACGCCATggaattttacagttttccttttctggtaGGACCTGGTCGGGAAAAATTCCTGACTTGCTCCTGCTGGTTTTAAACTAGAACACAGTATGGTAAATACGATCTGTACTGACTAAATCAACACTGTATTCCATAAAGATATTTATCAgttaagtaaaaaatgaaaaaatactagctttaaatactttaaaaatatgtaattggtATTTTATAGGCATATCTAACATACAATGTGGGACCTGTCCAATATGACGGTCATAAAGCTCAATAGATTAAGATCAAAGGGCCTTTcacttgttgctgttgttgttgttatatgaACATATAAATGATACTTATAAACGAAACCCAATTGTTACTGCTAATACATTAAGCTTTCTGTTTTCCTAGGCTTCATCTATAAACTCCCATTTGTTAATTGCAATAGTGGGTATGCAGGTACCTGGAATAAAACTTCATTACACTGAAACAATGCTTACTGGTACATGACTTGATTGTAATGGAATTGAGAATAGTTAGCAACAGAATATGTAAACCACCTCCCTGCAGAAAACTGAAAGGAGAAGATGTTAACtgggatgaaaagacaagccacaccTTTAAGTGATGCAAACAGGGACAGGgcaggaaagaaaggcagagataaATACACCTAGGAGGCTGTAATCCAAATATCACAGTTCTGTTGAATGCAAACACCATTTAGCTAAACAGGCCCACATACAGAGGAGGCAGGTTTTCCAAAGCCCTGTGGCTGCACTCTGACCAATCTTTCATTGATTTTCCCTCTTGTacactgattaaaaaacaaaacaaaacaacaaaacacgtttttaagtaaataaaggaaTGGATATTTCTCAACATGATGTTTCCAATTCTGCTCATTGAAGGAGTCCTGGACCACCCAAACAAGGTTAATCCACCCTGGTATACTTAATGCCTGATGACATTACTTCCAAACTTCCAAGAAACTAAGAATATGATGTCCTAGAGATTGGTAGAATGCCTCAGCTAATGTATTTCTACCACTAACACCAAAGCCTATTTAAAAAGCAgggtgttttgttctgttttgttcttaaaagTTCAGGGCTGAAAGGTTTTGAGATCCCTCTTCCGTCTGCAACTGGCAACTTGTGTGTACTGAGCACAAGGTTTTGGTAAGaagattaataaaaatgattatcaCTT encodes:
- the YIPF5 gene encoding protein YIPF5 isoform X1 → MSGFDNLNTDFYQTSYSIDDHSQQSYDYGGSGGPYSKQYAGYDYSQQGRFVPPDMMQPQQPYTGQIFQPAQAYTPTTPQPFYGNNFEDEPPLLEELGINFDHIWQKTLTVLHPLKVADGSIMNETDLAGPMVFCLAFGATLLLAGKIQFGYVYGISAIGCLGMFCLLNLMSMTGVSFGCVASVLGYCLLPMILLSSFAVIFSLQGMVGIILTAGIIGWCSFSASKIFISALAMEGQQLLVAYPCALLYGVFALISVF
- the YIPF5 gene encoding protein YIPF5 isoform X2; this translates as MSGFDNLNTDFYQTSYSIDDHSQQSYDYGGSGGPYSKQYAGYDYSQQGRFVPPDMMQPQQPYTGQIFQPAQAYTPTTPQPFYGNNFEDEPPLLEELGINFDHIWQKTLTVLHPLKVADGSIMNETDLAGPMVFCLAFGATLLLAGKIQFGYVYGISAIGCLGMFCLLNLMSMTGVSFGCVASVLGYCLLPMILLSSFAVIFSLHVCLRMATIN